The Gadus macrocephalus chromosome 21, ASM3116895v1 genome has a segment encoding these proteins:
- the taf1b gene encoding TATA box-binding protein-associated factor RNA polymerase I subunit B isoform X3, whose protein sequence is MDEVETAGYVVPCAVCSAVNWAISADLKYYCKSCHNVIDKTAEVADHTFLDYANRITDLSSFRQRRVVEYGRKWKVCEGFQFILKHQAEALILLGVHSQFKDDVLCQLWRLYLQKSRQAYTKNPLSSKVPPGARDTDTDPSDNDTGASSAASTGAPSATPPGASSATPPGAPSATPPGASSANPTGASSTTPTGASSTTPTGASSTTPTGASSTTPTGASSTTPTGASSTTPTGASSTTPTGASSATATGASSANEKEGESSANEKEGSPSANETDGQSAKEVEGEPSANETEGQSANEMEGSPGGLSAFETDGGPSASDTEGRPSAISSTSGASSDEDRPKRHKVYPSGSEDSGTYLSLRLRRANGLMSMNKTLALLYLGLLWCREALTLADLLRLVREGHLPFINAFECLPEEMKLFGRDLPVFRVQSIPSYRTVHQEACGLAVYMKLPSFPPVDLKCLQHPTLLTMRYLLLLNLPDQLHPWVCRVITLVGLDQGSALTFDPTARSRLPYYDVQAAALIVVTLKMVFGVDDRSEWDLSNGASAKNKDDPDQRNFSMRRWYRLLHAALIRARRREEDRTARMQWTAQKPIYPSWERKASYIKKRRPAGGTLRRTGPRCPRCTAGSWSSSPSCWG, encoded by the exons ATGGACGAAGTCGAAACA GCGGGCTACGTTGTCCCATGTGCAGTGTGCTCGGCTGTAAACTGGGCTATTAGCGCTGATCTGAAATACTACTGCAAGTCCTGCCACAATGTTATTGAT AAAACAGCTGAAGTGGCCGACCACACATTCTTGGACTATGCCAACAGAATCACAGACCTTAGCTCTTTTAGGCAACGACGGGTTGTTG AGTACGGGCGGAAGTGGAAAGTGTGTGAAGGTTTCCAGTTCATCCTGAAACACCAGGCAGAAGCTCTGATCCTCCTGGGAGTGCACTCACAATTCAAG GACGACGTGCTGTGCCAGCTGTGGAGGCTGTACCTCCAGAAGAGCCGGCAAGCCTACACCAAGAACCCTCTGAGCTCTAAAGTCCCCCCTGGGGCCAGAGACACGGACACCGACCCCTCAGATAATGACACAGGGGCCTCATCAGCCGCTTCTACAGGGGCCCCATCAGCCACTCCCCCAGGGGCCTCATCAGCCACTCCCCCAGGGGCCCCATCAGCCACTCCCCCAGGGGCCTCATCAGCCAATCCCACAGGGGCCTCATCAACTACTCCCACAGGGGCCTCATCAACTACTCCCACAGGGGCCTCATCAACTACTCCCACAGGGGCCTCATCAACTACTCCCACAGGGGCCTCATCAACTACTCCCACAGGGGCCTCATCAACTACTCCCACAGGGGCCTCATCAACTACTCCTACAGGGGCCTCATCAGCCACTGCCACAGGGGCCTCATCAGCCaatgagaaggagggagagtcCTCAGCCAATGAGAAGGAGGGAAGTCCCTCAGCCAACGAGACCGACGGTCAATCAGccaaagaggtggagggagagcccTCAGCCAATGAGACCGAAGGCCAATCAGCCAATGAGATGGAGGGAAGTCCGGGGGGCCTGTCGGCTTTTGAGACGGACGGGGGTCCTTCAGCCAGCGACACAGAGGGCCGGCCCTCAGCCATATCCTCAACCAGTGGGGCCTCCAGTGATGAGG ACCGGCCCAAGCGCCACAAGGTGTACCCCTCGGGCTCCGAGGACTCGGGGACCTACCTGTCCCTGCGCCTGAGGCGCGCCAACGGGCTGATGAGCATGAACAAGACCCTGGCCCTGCTCTACCTGGGCCTGCTGTGGTGCCGCGAGGCCCTCACCCTGGCGGACCTGCTCAG GCTGGTCAGGGAGGGACACCTGCCCTTCATCAACGCCTTTGAGTGTTTACCCGAGGAGATGAAGCTGTTTGGCCGCGACCTGCCTGTCTTCAGAGTCCAG TCCATCCCCTCCTACCGCACGGTGCACCAGGAGGCGTGTGGCCTGGCGGTGTACATGAAGctgccctccttcccccccgTGGACCTCAAGTGTCTGCAGCACCCCACCCTGCTCACCATGCGCTACCTGCTGCTCCTCAACCTGCCAG ATCAGCTCCACCCCTGGGTGTGCCGGGTCATCACCCTGGTGGGTCTGGACCAGGGGTCtgccctgacctttgaccccacaGCCAGGTCGCGCCTCCCCTACTACGACGTGCAGGCGGCGGCGCTCATCGTGGTCACCCTGAAGATGGTGTTTGGCGTGGACGACCGCAGCGAAtg gGATTTGTCCAATGGAGCATCTGCTAAGAACAAAGACGATCCAG ACCAGCGTAACTTCAGTATGAGGCGGTGGTACCGGCTGCTGCACGCGGCGCTGATCCGAGCCCGTCGGAGAGAGGAGGACCGCACGGCCAG GATGCAGTGGACAGCCCAGAAGCCCATTTACCCATCCTGGGAGAGGAAAGCCTCCTACATCAAAAAGAGAC GGCCTGCAGGAGGCACTTTGAGGAGGACCGGGCCACGCTGCCCAAGATGTACTGCTGGCTCCTGGAGCTCGTCTCCTTCCTGCTGGGGGTGA
- the taf1b gene encoding TATA box-binding protein-associated factor RNA polymerase I subunit B isoform X1: MDEVETAGYVVPCAVCSAVNWAISADLKYYCKSCHNVIDKTAEVADHTFLDYANRITDLSSFRQRRVVEYGRKWKVCEGFQFILKHQAEALILLGVHSQFKDDVLCQLWRLYLQKSRQAYTKNPLSSKVPPGARDTDTDPSDNDTGASSAASTGAPSATPPGASSATPPGAPSATPPGASSANPTGASSTTPTGASSTTPTGASSTTPTGASSTTPTGASSTTPTGASSTTPTGASSTTPTGASSATATGASSANEKEGESSANEKEGSPSANETDGQSAKEVEGEPSANETEGQSANEMEGSPGGLSAFETDGGPSASDTEGRPSAISSTSGASSDEDRPKRHKVYPSGSEDSGTYLSLRLRRANGLMSMNKTLALLYLGLLWCREALTLADLLRLVREGHLPFINAFECLPEEMKLFGRDLPVFRVQSIPSYRTVHQEACGLAVYMKLPSFPPVDLKCLQHPTLLTMRYLLLLNLPDQLHPWVCRVITLVGLDQGSALTFDPTARSRLPYYDVQAAALIVVTLKMVFGVDDRSEWDLSNGASAKNKDDPDQRNFSMRRWYRLLHAALIRARRREEDRTARMQWTAQKPIYPSWERKASYIKKRRMVDQLRTAFTRLSGTPAEPRRRPPSSFRFRWGGEEGEAGWDGPSLSHTVLDTVVKRRRGGETAVNEAYWHPPLKKCHSWACRRHFEEDRATLPKMYCWLLELVSFLLGVKQALVHEEVLRAERLLLGRTQSSSKSRGGEEEEEEEERRRRRTTRRGGGTRKTGRANLSPDPGRGKPASPGSSRKRKA, encoded by the exons ATGGACGAAGTCGAAACA GCGGGCTACGTTGTCCCATGTGCAGTGTGCTCGGCTGTAAACTGGGCTATTAGCGCTGATCTGAAATACTACTGCAAGTCCTGCCACAATGTTATTGAT AAAACAGCTGAAGTGGCCGACCACACATTCTTGGACTATGCCAACAGAATCACAGACCTTAGCTCTTTTAGGCAACGACGGGTTGTTG AGTACGGGCGGAAGTGGAAAGTGTGTGAAGGTTTCCAGTTCATCCTGAAACACCAGGCAGAAGCTCTGATCCTCCTGGGAGTGCACTCACAATTCAAG GACGACGTGCTGTGCCAGCTGTGGAGGCTGTACCTCCAGAAGAGCCGGCAAGCCTACACCAAGAACCCTCTGAGCTCTAAAGTCCCCCCTGGGGCCAGAGACACGGACACCGACCCCTCAGATAATGACACAGGGGCCTCATCAGCCGCTTCTACAGGGGCCCCATCAGCCACTCCCCCAGGGGCCTCATCAGCCACTCCCCCAGGGGCCCCATCAGCCACTCCCCCAGGGGCCTCATCAGCCAATCCCACAGGGGCCTCATCAACTACTCCCACAGGGGCCTCATCAACTACTCCCACAGGGGCCTCATCAACTACTCCCACAGGGGCCTCATCAACTACTCCCACAGGGGCCTCATCAACTACTCCCACAGGGGCCTCATCAACTACTCCCACAGGGGCCTCATCAACTACTCCTACAGGGGCCTCATCAGCCACTGCCACAGGGGCCTCATCAGCCaatgagaaggagggagagtcCTCAGCCAATGAGAAGGAGGGAAGTCCCTCAGCCAACGAGACCGACGGTCAATCAGccaaagaggtggagggagagcccTCAGCCAATGAGACCGAAGGCCAATCAGCCAATGAGATGGAGGGAAGTCCGGGGGGCCTGTCGGCTTTTGAGACGGACGGGGGTCCTTCAGCCAGCGACACAGAGGGCCGGCCCTCAGCCATATCCTCAACCAGTGGGGCCTCCAGTGATGAGG ACCGGCCCAAGCGCCACAAGGTGTACCCCTCGGGCTCCGAGGACTCGGGGACCTACCTGTCCCTGCGCCTGAGGCGCGCCAACGGGCTGATGAGCATGAACAAGACCCTGGCCCTGCTCTACCTGGGCCTGCTGTGGTGCCGCGAGGCCCTCACCCTGGCGGACCTGCTCAG GCTGGTCAGGGAGGGACACCTGCCCTTCATCAACGCCTTTGAGTGTTTACCCGAGGAGATGAAGCTGTTTGGCCGCGACCTGCCTGTCTTCAGAGTCCAG TCCATCCCCTCCTACCGCACGGTGCACCAGGAGGCGTGTGGCCTGGCGGTGTACATGAAGctgccctccttcccccccgTGGACCTCAAGTGTCTGCAGCACCCCACCCTGCTCACCATGCGCTACCTGCTGCTCCTCAACCTGCCAG ATCAGCTCCACCCCTGGGTGTGCCGGGTCATCACCCTGGTGGGTCTGGACCAGGGGTCtgccctgacctttgaccccacaGCCAGGTCGCGCCTCCCCTACTACGACGTGCAGGCGGCGGCGCTCATCGTGGTCACCCTGAAGATGGTGTTTGGCGTGGACGACCGCAGCGAAtg gGATTTGTCCAATGGAGCATCTGCTAAGAACAAAGACGATCCAG ACCAGCGTAACTTCAGTATGAGGCGGTGGTACCGGCTGCTGCACGCGGCGCTGATCCGAGCCCGTCGGAGAGAGGAGGACCGCACGGCCAG GATGCAGTGGACAGCCCAGAAGCCCATTTACCCATCCTGGGAGAGGAAAGCCTCCTACATCAAAAAGAGAC GGATGGTGGACCAGCTGCGGACGGCGTTCACCCGGCTCTCCGGCACCCCCGCGGAGCCCCGGCGCCGGCCCCCCTCCAGCTTCAGGTtccgctgggggggggaggagggggaggcgggctGGGACGGCCCCAGCCTGAGCCACACGGTCCTGGACACCGTGGTGAAGAGACGGCGGGGCGGCGAGACCGCCGTCAACGAGGCCTACTGGCACCCGCCGCTGAAGAAGTGCCATTCCTG GGCCTGCAGGAGGCACTTTGAGGAGGACCGGGCCACGCTGCCCAAGATGTACTGCTGGCTCCTGGAGCTCGTCTCCTTCCTGCTGGGGGTGAAGCAGGCGCTGGTCCACGAGGAGGTGCTCCGGGCAGAGCGCCTCCTGCTCGGCAGAACGCAGAGCTCCTCCAAGAGCCggggcggagaggaggaggaggaggaggaggagaggaggaggaggaggacgacgaggagaggggggggaaccaGAAAAACAGGAAGGGCCAACCTCAGCCCTGACCCAGGGAGAGGGAAACCCGCCTCACCTGGGAGCAGCAGAAAAAGGAAAGCTTGA
- the taf1b gene encoding TATA box-binding protein-associated factor RNA polymerase I subunit B isoform X2: MDEVETAGYVVPCAVCSAVNWAISADLKYYCKSCHNVIDKTAEVADHTFLDYANRITDLSSFRQRRVVEYGRKWKVCEGFQFILKHQAEALILLGVHSQFKDDVLCQLWRLYLQKSRQAYTKNPLSSKVPPGARDTDTDPSDNDTGASSAASTGAPSATPPGASSATPPGAPSATPPGASSANPTGASSTTPTGASSTTPTGASSTTPTGASSTTPTGASSTTPTGASSTTPTGASSTTPTGASSATATGASSANEKEGESSANEKEGKPSANETEGQSANEMEGSPGGLSAFETDGGPSASDTEGRPSAISSTSGASSDEDRPKRHKVYPSGSEDSGTYLSLRLRRANGLMSMNKTLALLYLGLLWCREALTLADLLRLVREGHLPFINAFECLPEEMKLFGRDLPVFRVQSIPSYRTVHQEACGLAVYMKLPSFPPVDLKCLQHPTLLTMRYLLLLNLPDQLHPWVCRVITLVGLDQGSALTFDPTARSRLPYYDVQAAALIVVTLKMVFGVDDRSEWDLSNGASAKNKDDPDQRNFSMRRWYRLLHAALIRARRREEDRTARMQWTAQKPIYPSWERKASYIKKRRMVDQLRTAFTRLSGTPAEPRRRPPSSFRFRWGGEEGEAGWDGPSLSHTVLDTVVKRRRGGETAVNEAYWHPPLKKCHSWACRRHFEEDRATLPKMYCWLLELVSFLLGVKQALVHEEVLRAERLLLGRTQSSSKSRGGEEEEEEEERRRRRTTRRGGGTRKTGRANLSPDPGRGKPASPGSSRKRKA, from the exons ATGGACGAAGTCGAAACA GCGGGCTACGTTGTCCCATGTGCAGTGTGCTCGGCTGTAAACTGGGCTATTAGCGCTGATCTGAAATACTACTGCAAGTCCTGCCACAATGTTATTGAT AAAACAGCTGAAGTGGCCGACCACACATTCTTGGACTATGCCAACAGAATCACAGACCTTAGCTCTTTTAGGCAACGACGGGTTGTTG AGTACGGGCGGAAGTGGAAAGTGTGTGAAGGTTTCCAGTTCATCCTGAAACACCAGGCAGAAGCTCTGATCCTCCTGGGAGTGCACTCACAATTCAAG GACGACGTGCTGTGCCAGCTGTGGAGGCTGTACCTCCAGAAGAGCCGGCAAGCCTACACCAAGAACCCTCTGAGCTCTAAAGTCCCCCCTGGGGCCAGAGACACGGACACCGACCCCTCAGATAATGACACAGGGGCCTCATCAGCCGCTTCTACAGGGGCCCCATCAGCCACTCCCCCAGGGGCCTCATCAGCCACTCCCCCAGGGGCCCCATCAGCCACTCCCCCAGGGGCCTCATCAGCCAATCCCACAGGGGCCTCATCAACTACTCCCACAGGGGCCTCATCAACTACTCCCACAGGGGCCTCATCAACTACTCCCACAGGGGCCTCATCAACTACTCCCACAGGGGCCTCATCAACTACTCCCACAGGGGCCTCATCAACTACTCCCACAGGGGCCTCATCAACTACTCCTACAGGGGCCTCATCAGCCACTGCCACAGGGGCCTCATCAGCCaatgagaaggagggagagtcCTCAGCCAATGAGAAGGAGGGAA agcccTCAGCCAATGAGACCGAAGGCCAATCAGCCAATGAGATGGAGGGAAGTCCGGGGGGCCTGTCGGCTTTTGAGACGGACGGGGGTCCTTCAGCCAGCGACACAGAGGGCCGGCCCTCAGCCATATCCTCAACCAGTGGGGCCTCCAGTGATGAGG ACCGGCCCAAGCGCCACAAGGTGTACCCCTCGGGCTCCGAGGACTCGGGGACCTACCTGTCCCTGCGCCTGAGGCGCGCCAACGGGCTGATGAGCATGAACAAGACCCTGGCCCTGCTCTACCTGGGCCTGCTGTGGTGCCGCGAGGCCCTCACCCTGGCGGACCTGCTCAG GCTGGTCAGGGAGGGACACCTGCCCTTCATCAACGCCTTTGAGTGTTTACCCGAGGAGATGAAGCTGTTTGGCCGCGACCTGCCTGTCTTCAGAGTCCAG TCCATCCCCTCCTACCGCACGGTGCACCAGGAGGCGTGTGGCCTGGCGGTGTACATGAAGctgccctccttcccccccgTGGACCTCAAGTGTCTGCAGCACCCCACCCTGCTCACCATGCGCTACCTGCTGCTCCTCAACCTGCCAG ATCAGCTCCACCCCTGGGTGTGCCGGGTCATCACCCTGGTGGGTCTGGACCAGGGGTCtgccctgacctttgaccccacaGCCAGGTCGCGCCTCCCCTACTACGACGTGCAGGCGGCGGCGCTCATCGTGGTCACCCTGAAGATGGTGTTTGGCGTGGACGACCGCAGCGAAtg gGATTTGTCCAATGGAGCATCTGCTAAGAACAAAGACGATCCAG ACCAGCGTAACTTCAGTATGAGGCGGTGGTACCGGCTGCTGCACGCGGCGCTGATCCGAGCCCGTCGGAGAGAGGAGGACCGCACGGCCAG GATGCAGTGGACAGCCCAGAAGCCCATTTACCCATCCTGGGAGAGGAAAGCCTCCTACATCAAAAAGAGAC GGATGGTGGACCAGCTGCGGACGGCGTTCACCCGGCTCTCCGGCACCCCCGCGGAGCCCCGGCGCCGGCCCCCCTCCAGCTTCAGGTtccgctgggggggggaggagggggaggcgggctGGGACGGCCCCAGCCTGAGCCACACGGTCCTGGACACCGTGGTGAAGAGACGGCGGGGCGGCGAGACCGCCGTCAACGAGGCCTACTGGCACCCGCCGCTGAAGAAGTGCCATTCCTG GGCCTGCAGGAGGCACTTTGAGGAGGACCGGGCCACGCTGCCCAAGATGTACTGCTGGCTCCTGGAGCTCGTCTCCTTCCTGCTGGGGGTGAAGCAGGCGCTGGTCCACGAGGAGGTGCTCCGGGCAGAGCGCCTCCTGCTCGGCAGAACGCAGAGCTCCTCCAAGAGCCggggcggagaggaggaggaggaggaggaggagaggaggaggaggaggacgacgaggagaggggggggaaccaGAAAAACAGGAAGGGCCAACCTCAGCCCTGACCCAGGGAGAGGGAAACCCGCCTCACCTGGGAGCAGCAGAAAAAGGAAAGCTTGA